A DNA window from Zingiber officinale cultivar Zhangliang chromosome 3A, Zo_v1.1, whole genome shotgun sequence contains the following coding sequences:
- the LOC122053195 gene encoding nucleobase-ascorbate transporter 5-like, whose translation MTAAQIILGFSGLWRLVVRLLSPLSAAPLVALVGFGLYQHGFHAVAKCIEIGLPQLILLIILSQYIPHAMQSRKHVVELFALIISVGIVWLFALILTLGGAYRHAPRRTQLHCRTDRSGLIGASPWIRIPYPFQWGTPTFDAGEAFAMMVASFVALVESTGGFIAVSRLASATQVPPSVLSRGVGWQGIGVLLDGIFGTLNGSVH comes from the exons ATGACAG CTGCGCAGATCATACTAGGCTTTAGTGGCCTATGGCGCCTTGTAGTAAG ATTACTGAGTCCTCTTTCGGCTGCACCACTGGTTGCTCTGGTTGGCTTTGGCCTCTACCAACATGGATTTCATGCA GTTGCAAAATGTATAGAAATTGGACTTCCGCAGCTAATACTGCTCATAATACTTTCACAG TATATTCCACATGCAATGCAATCAAGGAAGCATGTTGTCGAACTGTTTGCACTCATAATCTCGGTTGGAATTGTATGGCTTTTTGCCTTGATCCTCACTCTGGGAGGTGCATATAGACATGCACCTAGAAGAACTCAACTTCACTGTCGTACCGACCGGTCTGGGCTCATCGGAGCATCTCCATG GATAAGAATCCCCTACCCTTTTCAATGGGGGACTCCAACTTTTGATGCTGGTGAAGCTTTTGCCATGATGGTTGCTTCATTTGTTGCTCTTGTAGAG TCGACTGGAGGTTTTATAGCTGTTTCAAGGCTTGCAAGTGCCACACAAGTCCCACCATCAGTTTTAAGTCGAGGTGTTGGATGGCAG GGAATTGGAGTTTTGCTGGATGGGATATTTGGAACACTAAACGGATCAGTACACTAG